The Magnolia sinica isolate HGM2019 chromosome 3, MsV1, whole genome shotgun sequence genome includes the window CTATGGATCATCGATCCCATGAAAATGGCCATAACTTTCTCGTTACATGTCCGATTTTGGTGATCTTATACTCATTAGAAAAATTATTTTATCAAATTACCTCTCTAACAAGTATAAGATACCTAAATCGGActtgtaacgagggagttatggccaTGGTCTCATATGGATAGCCCATGGTGAATATTTATctatagtgaatgatgaattttGGGCTCACTTTTAGTAAATCAAATAGTTTTCGAATGAGATGATTCTAATGtcatttgaaaatttattaaattatCTTTTTAACGAGCATAAGATAACCTAAATCGGACATGCAATGAGGGAGTTAGTTATGGTCATTTTGTTAGATCGATGGCCCACAACAAATATTAGCAATTTACAATTAATGATGAACTTTGAACCCACTTTTAGACAAATAGCTAATAATGTCCAAATAAGATGATTTTAAAGATATtgaaaagttcatcaaattatattTCCAGTGAGTACAAGATAACCTAAATCAGATATAAAATGTGGGAGTTATGGATATTTTCGTGGGATCGGCGATCCATAGTGTATATCTGTGATATATAATGGAAATATTAGCAATACTCTGAATATCAGTGGTCCACAGTGAATATCGGTAGTCCACTCTTAATATCAGCAGTCCACAGTAAATAGCGATGACGACACTGAATATTGGTGATCCACAACAAATATGGACGATTCATAGTAAATAGTGATGATCCACCATACAACATTTGTCCATTACAATATACTTACATctcaacattcttccattacaaaaaaTCATCAATTATAATAGCCATTCATTACAATATTCGTCACATTCATCTATTATAATATTCTTTCATTATGaaaaatcatccattacaacattcttccacaccctcctccctttcacaaactcccataATTCAtattcaataataaaaaaaatgaaaaataaatgaaaccaatgaaggaagaagaagtggaacTACAAAATAACATCTTCCCTTTCACACCCTCCTCTCTCATAAAAAATACCAAGGAACGAAGAAAGAAACGGCCAAATGACCTCGTGCAGCAAGGGTCCCACATTTGAACCCATCAACATCTTATGTAAGGCGTCATTGGGTTATCGTGAAGCAAATCTAACCCGTTTACATGTAAGgtgttttaatttcatgtcatttaTTCAAGTTTAAGGGAAAAACTCATTACGAATGGATCACACtaaataaaataattcaaaattaataCACAACATTACTATAATTGTGGGCCACATACATTttcaaacaaaaaacaaaaaaaaaaaaaaaactttcatggGTTCATGGCTGTCCAATTAAAATAAATGGCCAGATCGGCCAAGGAATGAGttgaatttcaattttcattAATAGTCACACTCCTTTTCTTTCGAGAGAAGAGCCCGTCGTACGAATAGCACCTATGGGTACTGAGTATGGGTTGCCATGACCACATCACAGTATGAGGCCATCTAAACCAAAAACCCACTTAAATCCCATGTTATGAATGGTGTCGATCCAACTGCTACCATGTAAAAGCTTAAGCTGTAAGAGTGTGGTGTATCAGTCTATGTCAAGGTACTTTATCACTCCAATTGAAATAAGATAGCAAAATGACAAGAATTCGGTCACAGCCGCATGTCCACTAGATTTTTTTGTTGGCCAAAAGAGAGTTACACTATCTCATGCTCCTCCCATACACCGTTAGAAATCCCACTGAAATTGCCACGTACGCATCTATCTCATTTGGAATAAAACATGCAACAAAGATGATAATACAAGGAAAAACAAAAAGCCAAAGAGAATTAGCAAAGTTTTACATCATCCCACTCCAACGTAATACCAATTCCAATAAATAATGTAACATGCATGCGTATGCATAAAAGTTCCATGCATGCACCTTCTTCTGTTGATCTGAGCCGTTGTTATGATGGGCCAACACGTATGTAGCCCATTTCTAAAAAACCAACATGATAGGACTCCTTTATTCATCTAATCAGTCTCCAACAGAAGGAACATGTAAACCAATGGTCCAACAAATGAACGGTCAGAGTTTTCGATTTGATATTATTTTTAGCCAATATCGTATCCATGTAGTGGCCTACAGCCAGATCTATCCACCCACTTGCAGAAAATGTTCACCACGCGTACCATAAAGAGTGAGATGCACAGAACTTTCATGCACCAACATGCATATAAACATCCATCAAAATCCAATTTGTTCAAAAGAAGGTATGGCCAAACAAGCGACAAGATAATGCATAAAAATAATTGTAGACCTTTTCAAGCATAACGAGAAGAGGCCCATCTATCCAATCAATACCTCAGCATCATGAAACACCATCCATATTCCAAAACCATCAAAAACCATTGGTAAGATATTAGGAATATAGGTAGTGGACAGTATTATTTTAgatagaagaaaataaaataaaaattaaatcaaaCTAAAATGTATTTTCTCCATCACTTAAGAgagcatgtattctatattctcTAGACATGTATATAATTGTGTAAGATAATATAATTGGTAGTCTGCAGGACCACCGAGGGTTACAGCCTGAAGAGCCTGTCTCACTGGGTCATTGATCCAAGTATGCCCCAAAGTGAATGGATCGTGTTAAAttcatgggtcccacctataaatggatggtcaaaaccaaaaaaaaaagcccGACAATGTGGACTCGCCAACCAGGATTCCTTTAATCCGATAGCTAGGATGTTTTGATCAGGACAGGTTCTTCACCACAGCCCATCAATGACATTGCATGACGGATTAACGAACCAGATCAAAAATGTTGGGGCTCATGTATGGAAAAAGAGGTGAATGTGTACATATTTAGGTGCTCCTGCAGAGttctaaaccataacctaattcAATAGAAATAAAGAGAATATATAACACCCAAAAAAACTCACAACACCGGCCTTGCAAGATGAGTGGAATAATCGCTGGATCTCATTCCATATTCTAGAGCTGGAAACAGATTGCTAACCATATACCATTAGTGAAAGGAACACTGACGTTTCATACACCACCAAAACACTTCCATTGGTGAGAATCCACGGCATAGAATCGTATGCACCcactaaaatctctctctctctctctctctctctctctctctctctctctctctctatcctatATATTCTCTTCATTGCTTCATTGAAGAACATGTCTCGTACAACCACTGCACTTATTTTCACCAACTCTCCAAAACAAGTGCACCCAAGAgagatttttaaagaaaaatgataGGGTGGGAGGATGTATACAAAGTTGTGGTAGCCATGCTACCTCTATACTTCGCACTACTCCTGGGCTATGCATCAGTAAGGTGGTGGGCCATCTTCACTCCTGAACACTGCGACGCAATCAACCGGCTCGTATCGTTCTTCACGCTCCCGCTCTTCACATTCGAGTTCACGGCTAATATCGACCCTTTCAAAATGAACTACCGGTTCATCGCGGCGGATGCAATATCGAAGGTGATTATTGTAATCGTTCTAGCAGCATGGGCTAAGTGCAGTAGCAAAGGAAGTTATTGTTGGTCTATCACAAGCTTCTCTTTGTCTACTCTTACTAATACGTTGGTTGTGGGGGTCCCACTGCTTAAGGCCATGTATGGACCAGACAGTCAGGATCTTGTTGTACAGGCGTCTGTAGTGCAAGGGATCGTGTGGCTGACGATTCTTTTGTTCGTGTTGGAGATTAGAAAGACTACTAGTGATATTGCGATGGGGCCCATCAGTGTGGACACTCatggtgtggggtccacaaacCCAACAAAAGATTTAGAGTGTAATCAGCAGGGTGTGACAGTTGGAAGTAAGCCGTCGTTTTGGCAACTGATGAAGATCGTGTGGTTGAAACTTGCTCTTAATCCTAACTCTTATGCCAGCATCGTTGGTGTTGTGTGGGCTTTTGTCGCAAATAGGTATGGAAATTTCTTATAATAATTGATCAGAACCGTTGGATACTCATCATGATCAATGATCAATGAGTACAACGGCTTGGATCACATTTTACGCCATTATTTGCACTCGTGGGACCTGCCTTTTGGTAAACTAAGCAATACATCTTCTACATCAAAACAATCTTACCCAACTGATCAGAATTGATAACTGTCATCAATGGCCCAAACTTCAGCtgaattggacggttaggatcattggaTGGAGGAGATTTCAGTGGCACGAGATTCACCATATGAAAACCTCACTAgagggtgggccacgtacatatATTTCCTCTACATAACTAATAACTAAATAACAAGGATTGATATATAGGTGGCATATTAAAATGCCGATTTTGGTGGAGGGATCGGTGATGATCATGTCCAGAGCGGGCACTGGCATGGCTATGTTTAGTATGGGTAAGATATAGACCGTCTGATCAAGCTCTAGCCTGTTGTAGAATTTTCATACATGATAAGaatgtcatttttattttattttattttattttattttttgtctgcAGGGTTGTTCATGGGATTGCAGGAGAAGCTAATAGTTTGTGGGCCATGCCTGACTGTGGTTGGGATGGTGTTGAGGTTTTTCGCAGGGCCTGCAGCGATGGCGATCGGAGCCATTGCCATGGGTCTGCATGGCACGGTCTTACGTGTGGCTATCATTCAGGTAACCAACCTTTGGGATGAGATATATATAGTACGGTTGAGAAATGCTAAGTCCATTCTTGCAAATAGATATGGAAGGGGTGATTATCGCACATGTTCTGGGCCATTCATCTGTTGGGGCACACCAGCATGTATATGCCCTAGATGTACTATTAGCTTGGTCCACTTGATCAAGTGGACCTACGACCATTATTGCAAATAGAGATAGAAGGGGTGATTATTACACATGTCCCAAGTTGGAACATGTGTGTGGAATCCGGGCCATTCATCTGTTGGGGCACGCATCCATGTATATGCCCCAGCCATAATATTATCTTGGTCCACTTGATCAAATGGACCCATGACCATTATTGCAAATAGAGATAGAAAGGGGTGATGTCCCAAGTTGGAGCATGTGTGtgagatctaggccattcatctgtTGGGACACACGACCATGTATATGCCCCAGCCATGATGTTATCTTGGTCCACTTGATCAAGTGGACCCATGACCATTATTGCAAATAGAGATAGAAGGGGTGATTATCGCACACGTTCCAACTATGTCCCAAGTTGGAACATGTGTGTGGAATCCGGGCCATTCTTCTGTTGGGGCACGTGACCATGTATATGTCCCAGCCATACTATTAGCTTGGTCCACTTGATCAAGTGAACCCAGGCCATGTGTATGATAAAAAAATGGACACTTCACCAAGGGAATTTTACGCATAAATTCTCTCCAGATTTGGAATTTATGAAATAGTCCCTCGAGCAACCGATATTCCACGGCAATGCATTTTAATGGGTGAAATTACGTTACTGCTTTTCTTTGCCTTTTTCTTCAGAAGGTGGAGAATCCAGAATTGTGGGTCATGTGGTATGTGTATGAAATCCATGCCGTCTGATAGATACACACCAACATATTAGAtgaacaaaaaataagacagatctaattataaGGTGGGCCAgttcataaaaaataatatacagcACTTGTAATATTCAAATTCAATtgtaacccacctgatgaattgatcagcctgattttttgttcACATTACCACCATGGTGGGTACatatgttggatgggttggatgttatacacctAACACATCCCACAGGTATAGACTTTCACTACTTTTTTAAGAAACATTACTTGAGACATTTTTTCTTCAACCCTCAAAAAGCGTAGATTCCTTGAAATTGACAAGTCCGCGTTTAATACGCGGTCCCTCATTTTTAGCccaaccttaaaatgagctggcaaaacggatggacggcgtggattaccGGGTGGAATTACCGGGTCCCCACCAGGGAGCATCTAGTCGATGGTTTCCCTCCAGTATTGTTAAATTCATACGTAAAAACATCCATGCATGAACTCCAGCAAAATGCTCATCTCTCGCGCGCTTGAGGGAAAAAAAGGTTTCCACACGCGATTCGATTGGTTACTTGGTTAACAtgggcagtgggacccacacatcgaATATAATACCTCAGTTATTCTGCGGTTTACAATCTCGTGTGCACCACTTCCTTCACACGCGTACGCAAGATTAGTAGTGATCTAATACAGGATGTATGGATGGGATATTCTCGTTAGTCAAAGGTTTGAAATTGATGGTTTTGATCATGTGCAGGCAGCATTGCCACAATCCATCACGTCCTTCATCTACGCGCGAGAGTATGGATTGCATGCTGACGTGCTTAGTACCGCGTAAGTTGTTTTAAACTATTCCTTTTGCTACAGAAGCTTTCTCTAATGCATCCCCTCCTATTAATGCATTAGTGTGGTTCGGCACCTTAGCCGTTTGGATTTGGGTCCTTTTCAATGGCTCAAACTATACATGATGACCCTTACAATGGATTGGGAACACCCAAAGATACAAACTATCGGATTAAAGAATCTCAAACCTTCAAAGTTCATAGACAGTGTCCATCAAAAGTGTAAAAGATTTTAATGATAATCACCTTGACCACTCTCTTCTTTTATCCTCACTTCAAACCGGTAATGAAAGCACAAAATTTCCTTAAAAACTATATAATAATCTATTAAATGAAACCGAATCTTGATCTGTTTTGGACAAACATAGATTTCCTGTTTAATTGTAATTAGGTCAAGTCATCACTGACTGTTGCATTAAGTATTAACAGTGATAACATGGCCCTTTCACAATACAGACAAACAGGAAATCTCTATCTGTCACGGAGGATCCGGACTCCTTTTAAATAGGTTGATCAAAATCACATGATCAAAGGGTTAAAATATTCCAATTTAAGAGTTGTTATTTTTTGATGTCCCCTGTCCAAGGTGGGGCTCATGAtataaacagtttagatcattGCTAAATGTCCCCAGACATGGTCCATGCACAAAATTTTCTTGGATGCTTAATGCAACTGATTGTAGCCATTGAATTCGATCTGAGATTTCTACAAGATGGATCTAACATGAAAATGTTTGTTTTGCAGGGTGATCTTTGGAATGCTGGTTTCCTTGCCTGTGTTGATTGCATACTATATAGTTCTAGGATTTTTGAGTTAATCAATCTTGTATTTTTGGCTTTGGCATATTGGAAATTAGACCTAAATTTCCTTTTACTGGTCTctaatttccaataaa containing:
- the LOC131239533 gene encoding auxin efflux carrier component 5, translating into MIGWEDVYKVVVAMLPLYFALLLGYASVRWWAIFTPEHCDAINRLVSFFTLPLFTFEFTANIDPFKMNYRFIAADAISKVIIVIVLAAWAKCSSKGSYCWSITSFSLSTLTNTLVVGVPLLKAMYGPDSQDLVVQASVVQGIVWLTILLFVLEIRKTTSDIAMGPISVDTHGVGSTNPTKDLECNQQGVTVGSKPSFWQLMKIVWLKLALNPNSYASIVGVVWAFVANRWHIKMPILVEGSVMIMSRAGTGMAMFSMGLFMGLQEKLIVCGPCLTVVGMVLRFFAGPAAMAIGAIAMGLHGTVLRVAIIQAALPQSITSFIYAREYGLHADVLSTAVIFGMLVSLPVLIAYYIVLGFLS